The genomic window CAGCCAGCCCCAATTCACCGCGCATTGATGCGCCTTGCCGACCGTGGTGGAGCGGTAACGATTGTAACGACAAACTTTGACCTACTTCTTGGGGAAAGAGCCCTACATAAAAGGAGAAGCTGCTCCATCATGGCCCCGAGTCATGCGCGGGCAGTCGCGAGGCTGCATGTGAAGCGTTCAAACTGACGTGTAAAAACGGCACGCCGGTAAACTCTGCGTTGACGGCAATAATGGATATCATGATAGATTTTGACGAACTCTGCGGTAATTTTGAGAATTGGCCGAATAGCTGGAAGGGCCTTGAAGAAGATGTTCCATACGGTGCCGGAATTCTTGTGGTGTTTCGGCCATTTATTGAACACCTCATTGCCGCAGGCTTAACAAAACGAACATTGAGAAACCATGTGAACAACCTTTGGCTCCTGGGCGGCGAAACAATACGCAAAGTAAGTCTTTATGAAGAATATGACGTCCCGGCCTTGAAGAAAATATCCGAGTGCGTTGATGAAGAAGGAGGACCTTATTGCAAGCATCTCTACACAGAGTCAGAAATCAGGTCTTTCGATGCTACTTGTAAAAAATTGCACAAGTTCCTGAAAAACAGAAATCCGGAGCCAACAAAGGGCTGATAGTGGATCTGGGGTCAGGCAAACGGGTAATTCTGTAGCTGGCACTGAAGCATGGCACGAAAACCATGCACCGCTTGTCAGGGCGCAGTTTATCATGAAATTATCAGGGGTAACGGTGGGCAGAATATTTTTATCCGGCTGACTCCCTCGCCAAGCCAGGCTGGAGGCTCCCGACACCTTGACACACTGCCTCCTTACATGTACATTCAGGTGCGCACATAAGGAGATATTATAATGAAAACGATAACATTTACAGATTTTCGCAAGAAAGCTTCAGGTTTCATTACAGAAGTGGAACATGGAGAGACACTCGTGCTTTTACGTCGTGGAAAACCAGTGGCCGAAGTAGTTCCATTTTCCGATGGGGCCCGCCGGACACCTTCATGGAAGAAACCGGGAATCCAGTTGCAAATCCATGGAAGTGACCTGTCTTCTGCTATTCTGGAAGAACGTGAGGACGGTCAATGAGGCTGGCAGTTGATTCTTCCTCGTTTGCCAAAAGATACATCCAGGAAGTCGGCAGCGATAAGCTTGATGATTTGCTCCAGCATGCTTCCGAATTGGCCCTCTGCGTTATTCTGATTCCCGAGATCGTTTCCGGTCTAAACCGGCGATTGCGGGAACACGCCTTGACGGGCAGAGACTATCGCAAGGCCAAGAGGCAATTGCTGGACGATATCCGGGATGCGATTGTCCTGCAGCTCACTCCCGCGGTTATTTCACGCGCAGTCAAACTCTTGGAGAGCAATGTGTTACATGCCATGGACGCCTTGCATCTTGCCTGTGCCCTGGAGTGGAAGGCAGACCTATTTATCACCTCAGACCAAAGACAGTTGGATGCGGCCATAAATTCAGGACTTCGGAGCGAGTTCCTTGGCCAACCAACCGGATAGCCGGGGGTCTTTCTCCCCCGGTCCCCACACCCCCTAGTACAAAATACCCCCCATCCCGTGAAACTCCCTGTTGCAGCGGCAGGGTTACAACAAAACAGCTTCCCGGACCGTCTGACCGTCCTTCCGCCTGACCGTGGTCTCGCCGTGGTGGGCCTGGACGATCGCCTTGACAATGGCCGGTCCATTGCAGCCGGCGCTACATACCCGCCCGGGACCGGCGGATAGCGGGATTTATGATTTTTTTTACAAAAGGACTTTACAAGGGGGAATTTAAGCATTAAGTTAAATTGCAAATTAC from Desulfobacterales bacterium includes these protein-coding regions:
- a CDS encoding type II toxin-antitoxin system Phd/YefM family antitoxin, with amino-acid sequence MKTITFTDFRKKASGFITEVEHGETLVLLRRGKPVAEVVPFSDGARRTPSWKKPGIQLQIHGSDLSSAILEEREDGQ
- a CDS encoding type II toxin-antitoxin system VapC family toxin; translation: MRLAVDSSSFAKRYIQEVGSDKLDDLLQHASELALCVILIPEIVSGLNRRLREHALTGRDYRKAKRQLLDDIRDAIVLQLTPAVISRAVKLLESNVLHAMDALHLACALEWKADLFITSDQRQLDAAINSGLRSEFLGQPTG